A single Anatilimnocola floriformis DNA region contains:
- a CDS encoding DUF1583 domain-containing protein yields MLSPRFGSQLLFAAASLTFLVASYPHQPVVAQDEAAGEEEFAKQQAVIERYLLVLEKNPRKSTALDKIYGFYVESGQLEALVKRFTDRTTKSEQDHNAWMILGLIEAERGRDAVAVDAFTKAVATSKTALPAFYLGQLLVLVGQPEKAVEALELAIERKPLATDQLEVYRALGRVHQRAQRTKEALQVWERLEKLYPNDARVQEQIAATLVEEAQPALALPRYETLVKLTKDDYRKSVYRMEVADLKVKLNRSKEAVSDLEGLLATLNPTSWLHREVRRKIDDVYLRTDDQDGLAKYYEGWVNTHPEDIDAMARLARLLARQARVPEAKNWLDKALKLAPTRKELRLAFIEQLVEDQRFTEAGQQYEQLDKLDPNNPDYLRNWGKLILRDTSRTKEARLAEAEKIWRRLLVARPKDPLIATQVADLFRHNDLQQPALELYQKAVELAPDQAQYREYLGEFYHQLKKPAEAEATWRPIAEGKNRNATNLARLAEVFASFGYLPQALPPMQEACKLDPKDFSLHVKAALLYVKAEKPDDALAALSIAEKLAQNDEEAEAVLVEQLKIYQLDESLTKRTTDLAAAQKEKPTAKGLFLLARFYETSRQYPEAAREIQAALRLEPQSIRSLAAAARIDEQAGELQSAAEYNRKLAVIDRRGRGEYLKKVSQLEAQLGRTAEALQAGRDLIASAPGNSENYEYYAELCFRLNQQEEGLQTLRRAMRVNPTEPKLLLTLAAALANQFRTDEAVELYWQAFDKSKDIEERINVVQKLCDLYLQQNQFDRLLERLERQRRDAEEKREATICLAQAYHSAGDFGMARQELEGLLSENTRDTQLLQQLSKLAEAERDYASAVRYQEQLAKVAPGAETEYRLATLLADNGTSQESAAIIVRLTRQEEDPEKVLKSIDGLITNSQKATAQLIIETKLREDPKNWELLYREGVCLAENPAEAAKRFEAILALTIPDTTPSVGEKARLAKQAKAAATNPQYLVARASRLDHSSSIRSAIGIMQADYYSSQPQRAWGPSYVWQARMAAVGWLYKFALDARQQPELLKRFEDAASGVSPAPGAAWNWLYASSMAGEFDRVESYDKLVAASRALAKAGDPAGQLLFATSLNQSRRPARSNQPKQPQQPPLSADDLELLLTSFDSLWKTKSAGGALDYQVPYLANGVARELKAAGRAEEGEKLLQQIIATAKTPGEIAMAMSMRIELENSAELLKMFDNWAAQVLQQPKLAPASMHDQSIHAMSQLIGLAGSEKKYDVIVEVLDHYFKYNDARAGKQRQVANRRNTRSPTQSNGYYFIWNGTQQSAINAVFPAASIYTDDACLQVLRNAFEVYKRHDVLSDLEDYLRKRQTAAPEADRVNYSFALIALQAWNNEREAATAELIAASRLIPLDVNVRMQVVRALADTKDYDQALEMLNEMVPSDQDAMREREMLALDIAVRVGDHARAQKAAERMFGLRMDAETQVQLAGQMRRLGMNNEADAVLARAQRQGGNRLAALVALMSSHQANGKGDTASQIAYQILRQSRKSAAAARGALPRGASVDDQYRTAALRVLGSAGKLKQMIADLEQQLSRSPDATHLYDTLAEYYEAAGDQKQSLDLMAKRVQLRQEDYVLRQQYANKLSLAGKLSEACDEYKIVLTKHPRALRDRNYDIASTFRRAKREPELLQLIQNMDFVQIGQPYAIIDLASSLLRADEGPANNAATILLIKKMYVAFPENRQYIMSYFGNGNDKLWMSPELYEVGKQGIIPAPKRIMQDPWASLSQIYSYSPDGEVLASYRRVFDTAASLQKLPELRSEFVAAAKDNPDWKAGPVLIALLDLRAGKIEEARQVIEPLLDLGDEMPATAKWIVGLEIEKQPSLKKLAIKLYEQAMDDPSRQMLMNGFEYSPGPRLVRSYVAEGRRDEALRLMKNSEKDSDDDQYDPSYAAYRRISRLTETAQSYQRLGFEVDALRLYRQAALFNLNAANSPYTSNVEQYRQQAQENMTALLEKLATSSDASFIKELLQPQTARENVPTLDLMIGVQNDQNGIPRLDSQFLNLLTQRKMASELQLALQTTLAELRAKHPGELSVLVATAMIAIRGSDAAQATAALAELQSALEKSPLDELKPGQRPNARQREQAQRQLGIWPVALECLKQKPHENVGKFLATRALAAAERQIERSYPLAILHVRSEQAFAAGDRPGAEKYLADILQIALARPGAAKDKIAPITQSQFSLGIATAHVALERNFPNVAAQAIREMLRGGMPVTDAIQPSAASRRGIMPSPGDSNDDASQIANAVADELTKLSMHWRKKKLPPAEMYSVLHDIVLPADRKGVISVYPRPLNNFAEPESLGCELARWAVASGNSKLLREETVARAESSKIAAQAMQTFLATESGEQAAALAGLEQLKASLTAQPGSVGIQLAANAAAVALKRKELEPAAVAVLTVIGNLPEQQSSPVSASMLLPVLTRHYIRNQQIAELKTLCSTYLDSRQQIYARYGSGGLYEQRSDLTRVVNHIAQAGDARLTLDYLGRFADLPSPTQSYGDAGYDLSLLHLTWQLQALPAAERYVLLKEWTLPTETRRSVRFVAGFSAGLQVPEVFLPTEIAKRGPAPSIGLLSNFSQLVNTAEELGKLDELKQLTEQAIASKLKNAEALATLVAIAGNDASVSERLSKLEAVVRKRVKDLAKNAARNELIEEERGTEMTIVIAALQQPNFRAAGAALGQVVLADNRRAGRPVRVAHLYRWLALDSIAASNPAELAQLQTPGLKHWTVGRPPQFTSNNYPPAWWAAFDQQISHVTGFESDGLYFNYPLTGTFDFTFEAHSYDYSQAEMAFGGLIVNPQYWTRTLIVRPLSQHETVTRPIAADGREWWNRYRIQVTPQEIRFYCNDHLVYVEPDPSPTSPWLQLMAFNQRRTNFRNLKFSGSPEIPAEVSLVSGNRIDGWGTNFGSLPQRIVPREPKPAADGTRSAVRSRSSLSAPQPDWFADEGVLNGRFLPGSGESKQSHLFYYRPLSAGESFKYEFLYEPGKTQVHPVLGRLAFMLEPEGVRLHWVQAMVSVADPIDLESLHSVAAAAEARALPLKLNDWNSLEMKFAGAEVVLILNGQLILQRTLEPVVSRWPGLFYYSGRTAAKARNITLSGWKTELTKTELANLLETEQADAPSFAKKRFVLVREEEFADEVNEVIATAKRLPAEERYSALKAWVLPSPSHPSFRLQVDFTPVDQPWPTLANTAALQGARQHVGGEIVSPALELVRVAAELRKLDELDALVRDADATVPASARNRRSLQIAIAIARGDDNGALAQLNVLQEEQQSLATSVRVTERYAETLAVLAALERPALRAAARGLANQLVESQQDGQTLQSQGLYWERIVRALRARAAWLSEPAQPTKNVAQWIPVSQPTADTRSRGLPPANWSLQKGKAEFFTGHGSDSIYFQSPLSGNFELRLRRTSYGWKEIYPFYGSVGIDVLHDGAGIWRNLSNQSRERTNLPAKIENWGPHIDYRLVVKDGEYTAFFNDKQVHSERILPSADPWLYIQSYAPHYSGTVENVQILGTPTIPEKLELSTGDDLRVWRHNYFGDAGNPDTSWEKKNDEITGAALTASKGANLQSLIRYHRPLLEDGTVEYDFYFEAGAVEVHPAIDRATFLLSPTGVKLHYVTDGPFNRTSLLPDNEVALPGASDQVPLKNKDWNHARLDLVGDTIRLSINDQQVAQYQLEATNQRHFGLFRYSDRTSARVKNVSYRGNWPKEFPAVQNQFLAK; encoded by the coding sequence ATGCTCTCGCCCCGTTTTGGTTCGCAACTCTTATTTGCGGCGGCCTCGCTTACTTTTCTCGTTGCGTCGTATCCACATCAGCCTGTTGTCGCCCAAGACGAGGCGGCCGGCGAGGAAGAATTCGCCAAGCAACAGGCAGTCATCGAGCGGTACTTGTTGGTTCTCGAAAAGAATCCGCGCAAGAGCACCGCGCTCGACAAGATTTATGGCTTTTATGTCGAGTCGGGACAGCTCGAAGCGCTCGTCAAACGTTTCACCGATCGCACGACCAAGAGCGAGCAAGACCACAACGCCTGGATGATTCTCGGCTTGATCGAAGCCGAACGTGGCCGCGATGCAGTCGCAGTCGACGCTTTCACTAAGGCCGTGGCAACCTCAAAGACCGCGCTGCCGGCCTTTTATCTAGGACAGTTGCTGGTGCTGGTTGGTCAGCCCGAAAAAGCCGTGGAAGCTTTAGAACTGGCGATCGAGCGCAAACCACTCGCCACCGATCAACTGGAAGTGTATCGCGCTCTCGGCCGAGTCCACCAGCGTGCGCAGCGAACGAAAGAAGCACTGCAAGTTTGGGAGCGACTCGAAAAGCTGTATCCCAACGACGCCCGCGTGCAGGAGCAAATTGCTGCGACGCTGGTCGAAGAAGCCCAACCGGCCCTGGCGCTGCCGCGCTATGAAACGCTCGTCAAACTTACGAAGGACGATTACCGCAAGTCGGTCTACCGCATGGAAGTGGCCGATCTCAAGGTCAAGCTCAACCGCAGCAAGGAAGCGGTCAGCGATTTGGAAGGGCTCCTCGCGACGCTCAATCCGACGAGTTGGTTGCATCGCGAAGTCCGCCGCAAGATCGACGATGTTTATTTACGCACTGACGATCAGGACGGCCTGGCGAAGTACTACGAAGGTTGGGTGAATACTCATCCCGAAGATATCGATGCCATGGCGCGGCTCGCGCGGCTGCTGGCTCGTCAGGCCCGCGTGCCGGAAGCAAAGAATTGGCTCGACAAGGCGCTCAAGCTCGCTCCCACTCGCAAAGAGTTGCGACTCGCCTTTATCGAGCAATTGGTCGAGGACCAACGTTTCACCGAAGCTGGCCAGCAGTACGAACAGCTCGACAAATTGGATCCGAACAATCCGGACTACTTGCGCAACTGGGGCAAACTGATCTTGCGCGATACCTCGCGCACCAAAGAAGCCCGTCTGGCCGAGGCCGAGAAGATTTGGCGCCGACTGCTCGTAGCGCGCCCCAAGGATCCGCTAATTGCGACGCAAGTGGCGGATCTTTTTCGGCACAACGATCTGCAGCAGCCGGCCCTCGAGCTGTATCAAAAAGCAGTCGAACTCGCGCCCGATCAGGCTCAGTACCGCGAGTACTTGGGCGAGTTTTATCACCAGCTAAAAAAGCCTGCCGAGGCGGAAGCAACCTGGCGGCCGATCGCGGAAGGGAAGAATCGGAACGCCACCAATCTCGCGCGGTTGGCCGAGGTCTTTGCTTCGTTTGGTTACTTACCACAGGCTTTGCCGCCGATGCAGGAGGCCTGCAAACTCGATCCCAAAGACTTTTCGCTGCACGTGAAGGCGGCGCTGCTATATGTCAAAGCAGAGAAGCCTGACGACGCTCTTGCGGCCTTGTCGATTGCGGAAAAACTGGCCCAGAACGATGAAGAAGCCGAAGCGGTTCTCGTCGAGCAACTCAAGATCTATCAGCTTGATGAAAGTCTGACGAAACGGACCACCGATCTCGCCGCTGCGCAAAAAGAAAAGCCCACGGCGAAGGGCTTGTTCTTGCTCGCGCGATTTTACGAAACGTCGCGCCAGTATCCCGAAGCAGCCCGCGAGATTCAGGCCGCTCTGCGACTCGAGCCGCAATCCATTCGCAGTCTGGCTGCGGCTGCGCGGATCGACGAGCAAGCGGGCGAGTTGCAATCGGCGGCGGAATACAATCGCAAGCTCGCCGTCATCGATCGCCGCGGGCGTGGCGAATATCTGAAAAAGGTTTCGCAGCTCGAAGCCCAACTCGGCCGCACCGCCGAAGCACTGCAGGCCGGCCGCGACTTGATCGCTTCGGCTCCGGGCAATTCGGAGAACTACGAGTACTACGCCGAACTTTGTTTTCGCTTAAATCAGCAGGAAGAAGGTCTGCAAACGCTGCGGCGGGCGATGCGGGTGAATCCCACCGAGCCGAAGTTGCTCCTCACGCTGGCCGCAGCGCTCGCCAATCAGTTCCGTACTGACGAGGCGGTCGAGCTCTATTGGCAAGCCTTTGATAAGAGCAAAGACATCGAAGAGCGGATCAACGTCGTTCAAAAGCTCTGCGATCTTTATTTGCAGCAGAACCAGTTCGATCGTTTGCTCGAACGACTCGAACGGCAACGCCGCGATGCGGAAGAAAAACGCGAAGCCACCATTTGTCTCGCCCAGGCTTATCACTCGGCTGGCGATTTCGGCATGGCCAGGCAAGAGCTGGAAGGGCTGCTGTCGGAAAACACCCGCGATACGCAGCTGTTGCAGCAATTGTCGAAGCTCGCCGAAGCCGAGCGTGATTATGCCAGCGCGGTGAGGTATCAGGAGCAGTTGGCAAAAGTCGCGCCCGGCGCGGAGACGGAATATCGTCTCGCCACGCTGCTCGCCGACAACGGAACGTCGCAAGAGAGCGCCGCGATCATCGTCCGTTTGACTCGGCAAGAGGAAGATCCGGAAAAAGTATTGAAGTCGATTGATGGCTTGATCACGAACAGTCAGAAAGCGACCGCGCAGCTGATCATCGAAACCAAGTTGCGCGAGGATCCGAAGAACTGGGAACTGCTGTATCGCGAAGGCGTTTGCCTGGCCGAAAATCCCGCTGAAGCAGCCAAGCGTTTCGAAGCCATTCTCGCTCTGACGATCCCCGATACGACTCCGTCGGTTGGCGAGAAAGCTCGCCTGGCTAAGCAGGCCAAAGCGGCCGCGACAAATCCGCAGTACCTCGTGGCTCGCGCTTCGCGACTCGATCACTCCAGCAGCATCCGCAGCGCCATCGGCATCATGCAGGCCGACTATTACAGCAGCCAACCGCAGCGCGCATGGGGCCCCAGTTACGTATGGCAAGCCCGCATGGCGGCCGTTGGTTGGCTCTACAAGTTTGCCCTCGATGCCAGGCAGCAGCCGGAGCTTCTCAAACGCTTCGAAGATGCTGCCAGCGGCGTGAGTCCCGCACCGGGCGCCGCTTGGAATTGGCTCTACGCTTCGTCCATGGCGGGTGAGTTCGATCGAGTCGAGAGCTATGACAAATTGGTCGCCGCGAGTCGTGCCTTGGCCAAGGCGGGCGACCCGGCGGGGCAATTGCTATTTGCGACTAGTCTGAATCAATCTCGTCGGCCAGCTCGATCGAATCAGCCCAAGCAGCCGCAACAACCGCCGTTGTCGGCTGACGATTTGGAACTGCTGCTGACGAGTTTCGACTCGTTGTGGAAAACGAAATCTGCGGGGGGCGCGCTCGACTATCAAGTGCCGTACCTGGCAAACGGCGTGGCCAGAGAACTGAAAGCCGCCGGCCGGGCCGAAGAAGGCGAGAAGCTGTTGCAGCAGATCATCGCCACGGCGAAGACTCCCGGCGAAATAGCGATGGCCATGAGCATGCGCATCGAACTGGAGAACTCCGCTGAACTGCTGAAGATGTTCGACAACTGGGCCGCGCAGGTCTTGCAGCAACCCAAACTAGCACCGGCGAGCATGCACGACCAGTCGATCCATGCCATGTCGCAATTGATTGGTCTCGCCGGCAGCGAGAAAAAGTACGACGTGATCGTGGAAGTGCTCGATCACTACTTCAAATACAACGACGCCCGCGCCGGCAAGCAGCGTCAGGTAGCAAACCGCCGCAACACGCGCTCTCCTACTCAGAGCAACGGGTATTACTTCATCTGGAACGGCACTCAGCAGAGCGCTATCAACGCGGTATTTCCGGCAGCCAGCATTTATACCGACGATGCTTGCCTGCAGGTGCTGCGCAATGCCTTCGAAGTTTACAAACGCCACGACGTGCTGAGTGATCTCGAAGATTATCTGCGCAAGCGACAGACCGCCGCACCCGAAGCGGATCGCGTCAACTACTCGTTTGCGCTCATCGCGCTGCAAGCCTGGAACAACGAACGCGAAGCCGCCACGGCCGAGCTGATTGCCGCCAGTCGCTTGATTCCCCTCGACGTCAATGTGCGGATGCAAGTCGTCCGCGCATTGGCCGATACTAAGGACTACGACCAGGCCCTCGAAATGCTCAATGAGATGGTTCCGTCTGATCAGGATGCCATGCGCGAACGAGAGATGCTGGCTCTCGATATCGCGGTACGTGTGGGCGATCATGCTCGCGCGCAGAAAGCAGCCGAGCGGATGTTCGGCTTGCGGATGGATGCGGAAACGCAGGTCCAACTCGCTGGCCAAATGCGCCGCCTCGGAATGAACAACGAAGCCGATGCAGTGCTCGCTCGCGCGCAGCGGCAAGGCGGCAATCGACTGGCGGCGCTCGTGGCTTTGATGAGCTCACATCAAGCCAACGGCAAGGGGGATACGGCCTCGCAAATTGCGTATCAAATCCTCCGTCAGTCGCGCAAATCAGCGGCGGCTGCGCGAGGAGCGTTGCCGCGCGGCGCTTCGGTCGATGATCAATATCGCACGGCGGCCCTGCGGGTGCTCGGTTCCGCCGGCAAGCTCAAACAAATGATTGCCGACCTCGAACAACAGCTCAGCCGATCTCCCGACGCCACGCATCTGTACGACACGCTCGCCGAGTACTACGAGGCCGCCGGCGATCAAAAGCAGAGTCTCGACTTGATGGCGAAACGCGTGCAATTGCGCCAGGAAGATTACGTCCTGCGGCAGCAATACGCCAACAAGTTGTCGCTAGCCGGCAAGTTGAGCGAAGCTTGTGATGAGTACAAGATCGTGCTCACGAAGCATCCGCGTGCTCTGCGCGATCGCAACTACGACATTGCGTCGACGTTTCGCCGAGCCAAGCGCGAGCCGGAACTGCTGCAGCTAATTCAGAACATGGACTTCGTTCAAATCGGCCAGCCGTACGCCATCATCGACCTCGCCAGCAGCCTGCTGCGTGCAGATGAAGGGCCGGCAAACAATGCGGCGACGATCTTGCTGATCAAGAAAATGTACGTGGCATTTCCGGAGAATCGGCAATACATAATGTCGTACTTCGGCAACGGTAACGATAAGCTCTGGATGTCGCCAGAGCTTTACGAGGTCGGCAAGCAAGGGATAATCCCAGCTCCCAAACGGATCATGCAGGATCCGTGGGCCAGTCTGAGCCAGATCTATTCCTACAGCCCCGATGGCGAAGTCTTAGCCTCCTATCGTCGCGTGTTTGATACGGCTGCTTCGCTTCAGAAGTTGCCCGAACTGCGCAGCGAGTTTGTTGCCGCAGCAAAAGATAATCCCGACTGGAAAGCGGGGCCGGTCTTGATCGCGCTGCTCGACCTGCGCGCCGGCAAGATTGAAGAAGCACGCCAGGTAATCGAACCGCTCTTGGACTTGGGCGACGAGATGCCGGCGACTGCCAAGTGGATTGTCGGGCTGGAAATCGAAAAACAGCCGTCGCTGAAGAAGCTGGCAATCAAGCTTTATGAACAGGCGATGGACGATCCTTCGCGGCAAATGCTGATGAATGGTTTTGAATACAGCCCCGGCCCGCGTCTGGTACGGTCGTACGTCGCCGAAGGCCGCCGCGATGAAGCCCTACGGTTGATGAAGAATTCGGAGAAAGATTCTGACGACGATCAGTACGATCCCTCTTATGCTGCCTATCGGCGCATTTCACGACTCACCGAAACGGCGCAATCGTATCAACGCCTCGGCTTTGAAGTCGATGCCTTGCGACTCTATCGTCAGGCGGCGCTCTTCAATCTGAATGCCGCGAATTCGCCGTATACCTCCAACGTGGAGCAGTATCGCCAGCAGGCTCAGGAGAACATGACTGCGTTGCTCGAAAAGCTGGCGACTTCGAGCGATGCTAGTTTTATCAAGGAGCTCCTCCAGCCTCAGACCGCTCGCGAGAATGTGCCGACGCTCGACTTGATGATCGGCGTGCAGAACGACCAAAACGGCATTCCTCGGCTCGATAGCCAGTTTCTCAATTTGCTCACGCAACGGAAAATGGCGAGCGAGTTGCAGCTGGCGTTGCAAACGACGCTCGCCGAATTGCGCGCCAAGCATCCGGGTGAGCTGAGCGTGCTGGTCGCCACGGCGATGATCGCCATTCGCGGTTCCGATGCCGCTCAGGCGACAGCGGCACTCGCGGAACTACAGTCGGCCTTGGAGAAATCTCCGCTCGACGAATTGAAGCCCGGTCAGCGACCCAATGCTCGCCAGCGTGAGCAAGCGCAACGGCAACTGGGAATCTGGCCCGTAGCGCTCGAGTGTTTGAAGCAAAAGCCCCATGAGAACGTGGGCAAGTTCTTGGCAACGAGGGCTCTGGCGGCGGCCGAACGGCAGATTGAGCGCAGTTACCCGCTCGCGATTCTCCACGTTCGTTCCGAACAGGCATTTGCCGCGGGTGACCGGCCCGGCGCCGAAAAGTATCTAGCCGACATCCTGCAGATTGCCCTCGCTCGTCCCGGTGCTGCCAAGGACAAGATCGCCCCCATCACGCAGTCGCAATTCAGCCTGGGGATTGCCACAGCGCACGTTGCGCTCGAGCGTAATTTTCCAAATGTCGCGGCGCAAGCAATTCGCGAGATGCTGCGCGGCGGCATGCCAGTAACGGACGCGATCCAACCCAGTGCCGCCAGCCGGCGAGGCATCATGCCGAGTCCGGGCGATAGTAACGATGATGCGAGCCAGATTGCCAATGCCGTCGCCGACGAACTGACGAAGTTGTCGATGCACTGGCGGAAGAAGAAATTGCCACCGGCGGAAATGTACAGCGTGCTGCACGACATCGTCTTGCCCGCCGATCGAAAGGGAGTGATCAGTGTTTATCCGCGGCCGCTGAATAACTTTGCCGAACCGGAAAGCTTGGGCTGCGAACTGGCCCGCTGGGCGGTCGCCAGCGGCAACAGCAAGTTGCTGCGCGAGGAAACCGTTGCTCGCGCCGAATCGTCGAAAATCGCTGCCCAGGCCATGCAAACGTTTCTCGCAACCGAGAGTGGCGAACAAGCCGCGGCGCTCGCGGGGCTCGAACAGCTCAAGGCGAGTCTGACCGCTCAGCCGGGATCCGTCGGCATTCAACTGGCCGCCAATGCCGCAGCCGTGGCCCTGAAGCGGAAAGAATTGGAGCCGGCAGCAGTCGCCGTCTTGACGGTGATTGGAAACTTGCCGGAACAGCAATCGTCGCCCGTCTCGGCGAGCATGCTGCTACCCGTGCTGACACGTCATTACATTCGCAATCAGCAAATTGCCGAGCTGAAGACGTTATGCAGCACGTATCTGGATTCACGACAGCAGATCTACGCGCGGTACGGCAGCGGCGGATTGTATGAGCAGCGCAGCGATTTGACCCGTGTCGTGAATCACATCGCCCAGGCCGGAGACGCGCGGTTGACGCTCGACTACCTCGGGCGCTTTGCCGATCTGCCGAGTCCCACGCAATCGTACGGAGATGCTGGGTACGATCTGTCGCTCTTGCATCTCACCTGGCAGTTGCAGGCACTGCCTGCCGCCGAGCGCTACGTTCTCCTCAAAGAATGGACGTTGCCGACGGAAACTCGCCGCAGCGTGCGCTTCGTCGCCGGTTTCAGTGCCGGTTTGCAAGTGCCCGAAGTGTTCTTGCCGACAGAAATTGCTAAGCGCGGCCCCGCGCCGTCGATTGGCTTGCTCAGCAATTTCTCGCAACTGGTCAACACAGCCGAGGAACTCGGCAAACTCGACGAACTGAAACAGCTGACGGAACAAGCCATCGCCAGCAAACTGAAAAACGCCGAGGCGCTGGCCACGCTGGTGGCGATTGCCGGCAACGATGCATCGGTGAGCGAGCGTTTGAGCAAGCTCGAGGCGGTGGTTCGGAAACGCGTGAAGGACCTGGCCAAAAACGCGGCTCGCAATGAACTCATCGAAGAAGAACGGGGCACGGAAATGACGATCGTCATCGCCGCGCTGCAACAACCCAACTTCCGCGCCGCGGGGGCTGCGCTGGGTCAGGTGGTGCTCGCCGATAATCGCCGCGCGGGGCGTCCCGTTCGCGTCGCACATCTCTATCGTTGGTTAGCCCTCGATTCGATCGCGGCGTCCAATCCAGCCGAGCTCGCACAATTGCAAACTCCGGGGCTCAAGCATTGGACCGTCGGCAGGCCGCCGCAATTTACGAGCAACAACTATCCGCCCGCATGGTGGGCTGCTTTCGACCAGCAAATCTCGCACGTCACCGGCTTCGAATCCGACGGCTTGTATTTTAATTATCCACTCACCGGCACGTTCGATTTCACCTTTGAGGCCCACAGCTACGATTACTCGCAAGCCGAAATGGCCTTTGGCGGGCTGATTGTGAACCCGCAGTATTGGACGCGGACCTTGATCGTGCGTCCCCTCTCGCAGCACGAGACCGTGACGCGGCCGATCGCTGCCGACGGCCGAGAATGGTGGAACCGCTACCGCATTCAGGTTACCCCGCAGGAGATCCGTTTCTATTGCAACGACCATCTGGTGTATGTCGAACCAGATCCCAGCCCCACCTCTCCTTGGTTGCAATTGATGGCGTTCAATCAACGGCGCACGAACTTTCGCAACTTGAAATTCAGCGGCTCGCCGGAAATCCCCGCCGAGGTCTCGCTAGTGAGCGGCAATCGTATCGATGGTTGGGGCACGAACTTCGGTTCGTTGCCGCAGCGCATCGTGCCGCGTGAGCCCAAGCCAGCCGCCGATGGCACGCGGTCTGCGGTGCGATCTCGCTCATCATTGTCGGCGCCACAACCCGATTGGTTCGCCGATGAGGGAGTGCTCAACGGTCGTTTTCTGCCCGGCAGCGGCGAATCGAAGCAGTCGCATCTGTTTTATTATCGACCGCTCTCCGCGGGAGAATCGTTTAAATACGAGTTCCTCTACGAACCGGGAAAAACGCAGGTGCATCCTGTTTTGGGCCGGCTCGCGTTCATGCTGGAGCCGGAAGGCGTGCGGTTGCATTGGGTTCAAGCCATGGTCTCGGTCGCGGACCCGATTGATCTGGAATCGCTCCATTCCGTTGCTGCCGCGGCCGAGGCGAGAGCGTTGCCGCTGAAGCTGAACGATTGGAATTCGCTGGAAATGAAATTCGCCGGGGCCGAGGTCGTGCTGATCTTGAACGGCCAACTCATTCTGCAACGCACGTTGGAACCAGTCGTCAGTCGTTGGCCCGGGTTGTTCTACTATTCCGGCCGAACGGCTGCGAAGGCGCGCAACATTACCCTCTCCGGCTGGAAGACCGAGCTAACGAAGACAGAGTTGGCGAATCTGCTGGAAACGGAACAAGCCGACGCGCCGTCATTTGCGAAAAAGCGTTTCGTCCTGGTTCGCGAGGAAGAATTCGCCGATGAAGTGAACGAAGTGATTGCAACAGCCAAGCGCTTGCCAGCCGAAGAACGTTACTCGGCGCTGAAAGCCTGGGTGCTCCCGTCGCCATCGCATCCCTCGTTCCGTTTGCAGGTCGATTTCACCCCCGTCGATCAGCCCTGGCCGACGCTGGCAAATACGGCAGCGCTGCAGGGAGCGCGACAACACGTCGGCGGCGAAATCGTTTCGCCGGCGCTCGAATTGGTTCGCGTGGCGGCAGAACTTCGCAAGCTTGATGAGCTCGACGCGCTGGTGCGCGATGCGGATGCAACCGTGCCTGCTTCGGCACGCAATCGTCGATCGCTGCAAATCGCAATTGCGATTGCCCGTGGCGATGACAACGGCGCGCTGGCTCAGTTGAACGTGCTGCAGGAAGAACAACAGTCATTGGCAACTTCGGTGCGCGTGACTGAACGTTATGCAGAAACGCTCGCCGTGCTGGCCGCGCTCGAGCGGCCTGCGCTGCGGGCTGCAGCGCGGGGACTGGCGAATCAGTTGGTCGAAAGTCAGCAAGATGGACAGACGCTGCAATCGCAGGGGCTGTACTGGGAACGAATCGTCCGCGCACTTCGCGCCCGAGCGGCATGGCTCAGCGAACCCGCGCAGCCTACGAAGAATGTTGCACAGTGGATCCCCGTCAGCCAGCCGACGGCCGATACGCGCAGCCGTGGATTGCCTCCGGCAAACTGGAGTTTGCAGAAAGGGAAGGCCGAGTTCTTCACCGGTCACGGCTCCGATTCGATCTACTTCCAATCGCCGCTGAGCGGCAATTTCGAACTTCGCTTGCGGCGCACCAGTTACGGCTGGAAGGAGATTTATCCGTTCTATGGCAGCGTCGGTATCGACGTGTTGCACGATGGCGCGGGCATCTGGCGCAACTTGTCGAATCAAAGTCGCGAGCGCACGAACTTGCCCGCCAAGATCGAGAACTGGGGACCGCACATCGACTACCGGCTGGTGGTGAAGGATGGCGAGTACACCGCCTTCTTCAACGACAAGCAGGTTCACAGCGAACGGATTTTGCCGAGCGCCGATCCGTGGCTGTACATTCAGTCGTACGCCCCGCATTACAGCGGTACGGTTGAGAACGTACAAATCCTCGGCACGCCCACCATTCCCGAGAAGCTCGAACTGTCGACCGGCGACGACTTGCGAGTGTGGCGACACAATTACTTCGGCGACGCAGGCAATCCCGATACGAGCTGGGAAAAGAAGAACGACGAGATCACCGGCGCTGCGCTGACTGCGTCGAAGGGAGCGAACCTGCAAAGCCTGATTCGCTACCATCGGCCGCTGCTGGAGGACGGCACTGTCGAGTACGACTTCTACTTCGAAGCCGGCGCCGTCGAAGTCCACCCTGCCATCGATCGAGCAACCTTCTTGCTGTCGCCCACAGGCGTGAAGTTGCACTACGTGACCGATGGGCCCTTCAATCGGACTTCACTCCTGCCCGACAATGAGGTCGCATTGCCCGGGGCCAGCGATCAGGTGCCGTTGAAGAATAAGGACTGGAATCACGCCCGGCTCGACTTGGTGGGAGACACCATCCGTCTCTCCATTAACGACCAGCAGGTTGCGCAGTACCAGCTCGAAGCTACCAATCAACGGCACTTCGGTCTCTTCCGCTACAGCGATCGGACCAGTGCACGTGTGAAGAATGTCAGCTATCGCGGCAACTGGCCCAAGGAATTCCCTGCCGTTCAAAACCAATTCCTGGCCAAGTGA